Proteins found in one Cellulomonas palmilytica genomic segment:
- a CDS encoding RICIN domain-containing protein, with protein sequence MQYASLRHAADVRVEQCREGAHQQWRVVPVGYGYYQVRARHSDMCLDVYDRRWENWTNVIQGVCQDPYLSTSFNQHWRLVGVDGHYELTPRHATGMCLNKHYNDAIIYQCNHAPWQQWRFERVPT encoded by the coding sequence GTGCAGTACGCCTCCCTCCGGCACGCCGCCGACGTACGGGTCGAGCAATGTCGCGAAGGCGCTCACCAGCAGTGGCGCGTCGTGCCCGTGGGGTACGGCTACTACCAGGTGCGGGCGAGGCACTCGGACATGTGTCTGGACGTCTACGACCGCCGCTGGGAGAACTGGACGAACGTGATCCAAGGCGTCTGCCAGGACCCCTACCTCAGCACCAGCTTCAACCAGCACTGGAGGCTCGTCGGAGTGGACGGCCACTACGAGCTCACACCCCGGCACGCAACCGGGATGTGCCTCAACAAGCACTACAACGACGCGATCATCTACCAGTGCAACCACGCGCCGTGGCAGCAGTGGCGCTTCGAGCGAGTGCCGACGTGA
- a CDS encoding GNAT family N-acetyltransferase — MTVTVREASPADRALVGRLLDLCLHEFSEFDGLDIGWDGSYAYPWLEAYWVDHDRQAYVFDVEGHPAGFALVRLTKPVELAEFFVLRKYRRQGVGTDAAGQVIARHPGRWVISQAGANARATAFWRRAVPSPFVERREADGRVVRTFETVS, encoded by the coding sequence ATGACGGTGACGGTGCGTGAGGCCTCGCCTGCCGACCGCGCGCTCGTCGGCCGGCTCCTCGACCTGTGCCTGCACGAGTTCTCCGAGTTCGACGGGCTGGACATCGGCTGGGATGGCTCGTACGCGTACCCGTGGCTCGAGGCCTACTGGGTCGATCACGACCGCCAGGCGTACGTCTTCGACGTCGAGGGGCACCCTGCGGGCTTCGCTCTCGTCCGCCTGACCAAGCCCGTCGAGCTCGCCGAGTTCTTCGTCCTGCGCAAGTACCGGCGGCAGGGTGTGGGGACCGACGCCGCGGGCCAGGTGATCGCCAGGCATCCTGGTCGCTGGGTCATCTCCCAGGCGGGCGCGAACGCGAGGGCCACGGCGTTCTGGCGCAGGGCGGTCCCGAGTCCGTTCGTCGAGCGTCGCGAGGCGGACGGCCGGGTCGTGAGGACGTTCGAGACGGTCTCGTAG
- a CDS encoding sugar ABC transporter substrate-binding protein has product MRKTLFRTAAALAAVTMLAACSGGGDTPADPTTPAAPETSAAPAGASGALTIWVDENRKPAVQAAVDIYNETNPDVDVELVVKNFEDIRADFLAQVPTGEGPDITIGAHDWLGSFIVNGVAEPIDMGAKAAEFETVATQAFTYDGQMYGLPYALESIAVVRNTALVDSTPATWDEMIAKGKEAKTKYPFVINTNGTTGDAYTYYGLQTSFGAPVFKQNADGSYTSEIGMGGDAGLAYAKFLGENGMKGAGNFSTDWTYDVANQEFADGNAPYTIAGPWAIATFTGAGIDVAVDPIPSAGGQPAAPFVGVQGFYLSSQSDSKLIANDFLVNYVATANVIKALYDADPRLPAMTSVADQVASDPIVAGFLASAKQGAPMPSIPEMGDVWEYWNAAESSIISGSAEPEAAWNKMLADLEAKLG; this is encoded by the coding sequence ATGCGCAAGACCCTGTTCCGCACGGCGGCCGCACTCGCCGCCGTGACGATGCTGGCCGCCTGCAGCGGTGGCGGTGACACCCCGGCCGACCCGACGACGCCCGCGGCGCCCGAGACGAGCGCCGCCCCCGCCGGTGCGTCCGGCGCGTTGACCATCTGGGTCGACGAGAACCGCAAGCCCGCCGTGCAGGCCGCGGTCGACATCTACAACGAGACGAACCCCGACGTCGACGTCGAGCTCGTCGTGAAGAACTTCGAGGACATCCGCGCCGACTTCCTCGCCCAGGTCCCCACCGGTGAGGGCCCGGACATCACGATCGGTGCGCACGACTGGCTCGGCTCGTTCATCGTGAACGGCGTCGCCGAGCCCATCGACATGGGGGCGAAGGCCGCCGAGTTCGAGACGGTCGCCACGCAGGCGTTCACGTACGACGGCCAGATGTACGGCCTGCCGTACGCGCTCGAGTCGATCGCCGTCGTCCGCAACACCGCGCTCGTCGACTCCACGCCGGCGACCTGGGACGAGATGATCGCCAAGGGTAAGGAGGCGAAGACCAAGTACCCGTTCGTCATCAACACGAACGGCACGACGGGTGACGCCTACACGTACTACGGCCTGCAGACGTCGTTCGGCGCCCCCGTGTTCAAGCAGAACGCGGACGGCTCGTACACCAGCGAGATCGGCATGGGCGGCGACGCGGGGCTCGCGTACGCGAAGTTCCTCGGCGAGAACGGCATGAAGGGCGCGGGGAACTTCAGCACCGACTGGACGTACGACGTCGCGAACCAGGAGTTCGCGGACGGCAACGCGCCGTACACGATCGCCGGCCCGTGGGCCATCGCGACGTTCACGGGTGCGGGCATCGACGTCGCGGTCGACCCGATCCCGTCCGCCGGTGGCCAGCCCGCCGCCCCGTTCGTCGGGGTCCAGGGCTTCTACCTCTCGTCGCAGAGCGACAGCAAGCTCATCGCGAACGACTTCCTCGTGAACTACGTCGCGACGGCGAACGTCATCAAGGCGCTCTACGACGCGGACCCGCGCCTCCCGGCGATGACCTCGGTCGCGGACCAGGTCGCGTCCGACCCGATCGTCGCGGGCTTCCTGGCCTCCGCGAAGCAGGGCGCCCCGATGCCGTCGATCCCGGAGATGGGCGACGTCTGGGAGTACTGGAACGCGGCCGAGTCCTCGATCATCTCGGGCTCGGCCGAGCCCGAGGCCGCGTGGAACAAGATGCTGGCCGACCTCGAGGCGAAGCTCGGCTGA
- a CDS encoding ABC transporter permease subunit encodes MSTQQSFNAVVAGDSPPPPRRARESHARSWDGLGVGFLAKLGLMAVINALGLAAIWSAFVGGAWVLLGAMVVLLVVADWIYFTKRQVPLKYLFPGLAFLAVFQLFTIGYTGYVALTNYGTGHNVSQEQAVDALLSQNEKKVPDSPSFPLTIVRQDGELGFAIVQGGAAKVGTADQPLELAPDATISDTVVTAVPGWEVVPKNQVLSDAALADEVLALRVPLSDDAADGSLRTGDATIGAVYRSVLTYDAAAQTMTNTETGVVYHATDQGQFVADDGSALPVGWKVFVGLENFGKAFTDDTYAGPLVKIIAWTFVFAIASVVVSFFFGLVLALIYNDPRVRGRAVLRTLFILPYAFPAFLSALLWRGMLNANPDYGIINQLFFFGARVEWLDDPTLAKVSLVLVNLWLSYPYWFLVCTGALQSLPDDVQEAARIDGAGRWRTFRSITLPLLLVSTAPLLIASFAFNFNNFTLIYMLTGGGPRFTDTSATLGHTDILISMVYQISGVSGGRADYGLASALSLIIFVVIGVISTLMFRRTRQLEEVN; translated from the coding sequence ATGTCGACCCAGCAGTCGTTCAACGCCGTCGTCGCCGGCGACAGCCCGCCGCCCCCGCGGCGAGCCCGCGAGTCCCACGCACGGTCCTGGGACGGGCTCGGCGTCGGGTTCCTCGCGAAGCTCGGCCTCATGGCCGTCATCAACGCGCTCGGCCTCGCCGCGATCTGGTCCGCGTTCGTGGGCGGCGCCTGGGTCCTGCTCGGCGCGATGGTGGTCCTGCTCGTCGTCGCGGACTGGATCTACTTCACCAAGCGGCAGGTGCCGCTGAAGTACCTGTTCCCGGGCCTGGCGTTCCTCGCGGTGTTCCAGCTGTTCACCATCGGCTACACCGGCTACGTCGCCCTCACCAACTACGGCACCGGCCACAACGTGAGCCAGGAGCAGGCGGTCGACGCCCTGCTCAGCCAGAACGAGAAGAAGGTCCCCGACTCGCCGAGCTTCCCGCTGACGATCGTCCGGCAGGACGGCGAGCTCGGCTTCGCGATCGTGCAGGGCGGCGCCGCGAAGGTCGGCACGGCCGACCAGCCGCTCGAGCTCGCCCCCGACGCGACGATCAGCGACACCGTGGTGACCGCGGTCCCCGGGTGGGAGGTCGTCCCCAAGAACCAGGTCCTGTCCGACGCCGCGCTCGCCGACGAGGTGCTCGCGCTGCGCGTCCCGCTGTCCGACGACGCCGCGGACGGCTCGCTGCGGACCGGCGACGCGACCATCGGCGCCGTGTACCGCTCGGTCCTGACGTACGACGCCGCGGCGCAGACCATGACGAACACCGAGACGGGCGTCGTCTACCACGCGACCGACCAGGGCCAGTTCGTCGCCGACGACGGCAGCGCGCTCCCCGTCGGGTGGAAGGTGTTCGTCGGGCTGGAGAACTTCGGCAAGGCGTTCACCGACGACACGTACGCGGGCCCGCTGGTCAAGATCATCGCCTGGACGTTCGTGTTCGCGATCGCGAGCGTCGTCGTGAGCTTCTTCTTCGGCCTCGTGCTCGCCCTGATCTACAACGACCCGCGCGTGCGCGGCCGGGCGGTGCTGCGGACGCTGTTCATCCTCCCGTACGCGTTCCCCGCGTTCCTGTCCGCGCTGCTCTGGCGCGGCATGCTCAACGCCAACCCGGACTACGGGATCATCAACCAGCTGTTCTTCTTCGGTGCCCGCGTCGAGTGGCTCGACGACCCGACGCTCGCCAAGGTCTCGCTGGTCCTGGTGAACCTGTGGCTGAGCTACCCGTACTGGTTCCTGGTCTGCACGGGGGCGCTGCAGTCGCTCCCCGACGACGTGCAGGAGGCCGCGCGGATCGACGGTGCCGGCCGCTGGCGCACGTTCCGGTCGATCACGCTGCCGCTGCTGCTGGTCTCGACCGCGCCGCTGCTGATCGCGTCGTTCGCGTTCAACTTCAACAACTTCACGCTGATCTACATGCTCACGGGCGGTGGGCCGCGGTTCACCGACACGTCCGCGACGCTCGGTCACACCGACATCCTGATCTCGATGGTCTACCAGATCTCCGGGGTCTCGGGAGGCCGGGCCGACTACGGCCTCGCGAGCGCCCTGTCGCTCATCATCTTCGTCGTGATCGGCGTGATCTCGACGCTGATGTTCCGACGCACGCGCCAGCTCGAGGAGGTCAACTGA
- a CDS encoding tetratricopeptide repeat protein has translation MNDPQRPRLDARGAVDLSSLAKPTPPPGSPGGLPTPGAYVVDVDEASFPELVRQSTQYPVLVVLWATWSEASQQVVADLGALADEDAGRWLLARVDLDANPQIAQAFGAQSAPMVAAVLAGQPVPLFQGPAPREQIRPVVDQVLQAAQANGLTGTVTAREVPQEAPEPELPPLHQKAYYAIERDDLETATAAYEQALRENPRDHDARAGLAQVGLLARTRDADLAAVRTAAADRPTDVDAQLAVADLDVLGGKVVDAFDRLVDLLRATAGDDRERVRVRLVELFEVVGGEDPRVVAARRAMASALY, from the coding sequence ATGAACGACCCCCAGCGACCCCGGCTCGACGCGCGGGGAGCCGTCGACCTGTCGTCGCTCGCGAAGCCGACCCCGCCGCCCGGCTCGCCGGGCGGGCTGCCGACCCCGGGCGCGTACGTGGTGGACGTCGACGAGGCGTCGTTCCCGGAGCTGGTGCGCCAGTCGACGCAGTACCCGGTGCTGGTGGTGCTGTGGGCGACGTGGTCCGAGGCCAGCCAGCAGGTCGTCGCGGACCTGGGTGCGCTGGCCGACGAGGACGCGGGCCGGTGGCTGCTCGCGCGTGTCGACCTCGACGCGAACCCGCAGATCGCGCAGGCGTTCGGGGCGCAGTCGGCACCGATGGTCGCCGCCGTGCTCGCGGGCCAGCCGGTGCCGCTCTTCCAGGGCCCGGCGCCGCGCGAGCAGATCCGGCCGGTGGTCGACCAGGTGCTCCAGGCCGCGCAGGCCAACGGCCTGACGGGCACGGTCACCGCACGCGAGGTCCCGCAGGAGGCGCCCGAGCCCGAGCTGCCGCCGCTGCACCAGAAGGCGTACTACGCGATCGAGCGCGACGACCTCGAGACGGCGACCGCCGCGTACGAGCAGGCGCTGCGGGAGAATCCGCGCGACCACGACGCACGGGCGGGGCTCGCGCAGGTCGGGCTGCTCGCACGCACCCGCGACGCCGACCTCGCCGCGGTGCGGACCGCGGCGGCCGACCGACCGACCGACGTCGACGCACAGCTCGCTGTCGCCGACCTGGACGTCCTGGGCGGGAAGGTGGTCGACGCGTTCGACCGGCTCGTCGACCTGCTGCGCGCGACCGCGGGCGACGACCGCGAGCGGGTCCGGGTCCGCCTGGTCGAGCTCTTCGAGGTCGTCGGCGGCGAGGACCCGCGCGTCGTGGCGGCCCGCCGCGCGATGGCGAGTGCGCTCTACTGA
- a CDS encoding response regulator produces MTEPMRVLIVDDHPMYRHGLRAAVEDDACLEVVADAADGASAVELALELQPDVIVMDLKMPGVSGVEATRAITSASPHIAVLVLTMFDEDDSVFTAIQAGARGYLLKGAGPSEIVRAIHAVGRGEAIFGPAVALRVLDAFSGRSAPARVAFPELTSREREILDLVARASTNGEIARQLHLSDKTVRNHISNILTKLQVADRAHAIVRAREAGLGRGTPT; encoded by the coding sequence ATGACCGAGCCCATGCGCGTGCTGATCGTCGACGACCACCCGATGTACCGCCACGGCCTGCGCGCGGCCGTGGAGGACGACGCCTGCCTCGAGGTGGTGGCTGACGCCGCCGACGGAGCGAGCGCCGTCGAGCTGGCTCTGGAGCTCCAGCCTGACGTCATCGTGATGGACCTGAAGATGCCCGGGGTGAGCGGGGTCGAGGCCACCCGGGCCATCACGTCGGCCAGCCCGCACATCGCGGTCCTCGTCCTGACCATGTTCGACGAGGACGACTCTGTTTTCACCGCCATCCAGGCGGGTGCGCGGGGCTACTTGCTCAAGGGAGCCGGGCCCAGTGAGATCGTGCGAGCCATCCACGCCGTCGGCCGCGGGGAGGCGATCTTCGGACCCGCGGTCGCCCTCCGGGTGCTCGACGCCTTCAGCGGTCGGTCCGCACCTGCCCGAGTCGCCTTTCCCGAGCTGACGTCGCGCGAGCGCGAGATCCTCGACCTGGTCGCACGGGCGAGCACCAATGGAGAGATCGCACGCCAGCTCCACCTCAGCGACAAGACCGTGCGGAACCACATCTCCAACATCCTCACCAAGCTTCAGGTCGCCGACAGGGCGCACGCCATCGTCCGCGCGCGCGAGGCAGGCCTCGGTCGAGGGACGCCGACGTGA
- a CDS encoding beta-galactosidase — MTFASWPTGSAISFGGDYNPEQWSRDVWREDMALMREAGVNLVSVGIFSWGLLEVAEGEFDFSWLDEVLDLLHANGIAVDLGTPTASPPAWFFAAYPQARVVAKDGQVLGFGSRGMASPSSPEYRAAAVRVASALAERYAQHPAVVMWHVHNEYGAPVGEDFSDYAVAAFREWLRERYGSLDALNAAWGTAFWGQHYTDWAHVAAPRATPSVANPAQKLDFARFCDHQLRACYVAERDAIRAHASQPITTNFMANECPTTDLFAWAREVDVVSNDHYLTAADERNHVGLALAADLTRSVAGGAPWILMEHSTSAVNWQPRNVAKRAGEMARNSLSHVARGADGVLFFQWRASRSGAEKFHSAMLPHAGTSSRVWREVVELGDALRTLAPLRGSRVRAQAAILWDAESFWAQDLEWRPSVDVQHKERVRAYYERLWRDGITVDFVHPSQDLSGYRLVVAPASYLLRQADADNLTGYVEAGGTLLVSFFSAIVDEHDAVHPGGFAAPLRDALGVVVEEFLPMRAGDTATLRWAPQGAEPVALTADVWQDDLVLHGADAVATYVDGPAAGGPAITRHVHGAGKGWYVSTRLGVDELAPVLAAVYADAGLTPAGLPLDVEVVTRHGEGEDFVVAINHTADEVKVDLGAGQELLGATAVAGNLVIPAGSVAVLRTTTPQHGGDGQP, encoded by the coding sequence ATGACCTTTGCGAGCTGGCCCACGGGCAGCGCGATCTCGTTCGGCGGCGACTACAACCCCGAGCAGTGGTCGCGTGACGTGTGGCGCGAGGACATGGCCCTCATGCGCGAGGCGGGCGTCAACCTGGTGAGCGTCGGGATCTTCTCCTGGGGCCTCCTCGAGGTCGCCGAGGGCGAGTTCGACTTCTCGTGGCTCGACGAGGTGCTCGACCTGCTGCACGCGAACGGCATCGCGGTCGACCTCGGGACGCCCACGGCGTCACCGCCGGCGTGGTTCTTCGCGGCCTACCCTCAGGCGCGCGTCGTCGCCAAGGACGGCCAGGTGCTCGGGTTCGGCTCGCGCGGCATGGCGTCGCCGAGCTCGCCGGAGTACCGGGCGGCGGCGGTGCGGGTCGCGTCGGCTCTCGCCGAGCGGTACGCGCAGCACCCGGCGGTCGTCATGTGGCACGTGCACAACGAGTACGGCGCGCCGGTCGGCGAGGACTTCTCCGACTACGCCGTGGCCGCGTTCCGCGAGTGGCTGCGCGAGCGGTACGGGTCGCTCGACGCGCTCAACGCGGCGTGGGGCACGGCGTTCTGGGGCCAGCACTACACGGACTGGGCGCACGTCGCTGCGCCGCGCGCGACCCCGAGCGTCGCGAACCCCGCGCAGAAGCTGGACTTCGCGCGGTTCTGCGACCACCAGCTGCGGGCCTGCTACGTCGCCGAGCGCGACGCGATCCGGGCCCACGCGTCGCAGCCGATCACGACCAACTTCATGGCGAACGAGTGCCCCACGACGGACCTGTTCGCGTGGGCGCGCGAGGTCGACGTCGTCTCCAACGACCACTACCTCACCGCGGCCGACGAGCGGAACCACGTGGGCCTCGCGCTGGCCGCGGACCTCACGCGGTCGGTCGCGGGCGGCGCGCCGTGGATCCTCATGGAGCACTCCACGTCGGCGGTCAACTGGCAGCCGCGCAACGTGGCGAAGCGGGCGGGGGAGATGGCGCGTAACTCGCTGTCGCACGTCGCGCGTGGTGCCGACGGGGTCCTGTTCTTCCAGTGGCGGGCCTCGCGCTCGGGCGCGGAGAAGTTCCACTCGGCGATGCTCCCGCACGCCGGCACGTCGTCGCGCGTGTGGCGCGAGGTCGTCGAGCTCGGCGACGCGCTGCGGACGCTCGCGCCGCTGCGGGGTTCGCGCGTGCGGGCTCAGGCCGCGATCCTGTGGGACGCCGAGTCGTTCTGGGCGCAGGACCTCGAGTGGCGGCCCTCGGTCGACGTCCAGCACAAGGAGCGCGTGCGCGCGTATTACGAGCGGCTGTGGCGCGACGGCATCACCGTGGACTTCGTCCACCCGTCGCAGGACCTGTCGGGCTACCGTCTCGTCGTCGCGCCCGCGTCGTACCTGCTGCGGCAGGCGGACGCCGACAACCTCACGGGCTACGTCGAGGCCGGCGGGACGCTGCTCGTCTCGTTCTTCTCGGCGATCGTCGACGAGCACGACGCCGTGCACCCGGGCGGGTTCGCCGCGCCGCTGCGCGACGCGCTCGGCGTCGTCGTCGAGGAGTTCCTCCCGATGCGCGCGGGCGACACCGCGACGCTCCGCTGGGCGCCGCAGGGCGCGGAGCCGGTCGCACTGACCGCGGACGTGTGGCAGGACGACCTCGTGCTGCACGGTGCCGACGCCGTCGCGACCTACGTCGACGGCCCGGCCGCGGGCGGACCCGCGATCACGCGCCACGTCCACGGTGCCGGTAAGGGCTGGTACGTGTCGACCCGTCTCGGCGTCGACGAGCTCGCGCCGGTCCTCGCCGCGGTCTACGCGGACGCGGGCCTGACACCCGCCGGGCTGCCCCTCGACGTCGAGGTGGTCACCCGGCACGGCGAGGGCGAGGACTTCGTCGTCGCCATCAACCACACCGCGGACGAGGTCAAGGTCGACCTCGGTGCGGGCCAGGAGCTCCTCGGCGCCACTGCGGTCGCCGGGAACCTCGTCATCCCCGCCGGATCGGTCGCCGTGCTGCGCACGACGACCCCGCAGCACGGAGGTGATGGCCAGCCGTAG
- a CDS encoding sensor histidine kinase encodes MASDAVATGSGLHGVLGRVPDDRVRLAAWTVCGLSVLCVLADCVVLAITQPAGPPPWWAEVAGVLGFSGAPVVGALIVSRFPHLVYGWLWLGLGAAIGLLACIDVAETRMPSSDTQLGWASGMLIGWSYVGALLCVIGILLLFPDSRPPSPRWRWVMPAALSAAVMTSVAGPLTPGPQNGAAPSPWAASGALGEIAVIIVNAGVVVLFGLILASAVAVPLRWRRADPVQRRQLKWFALGAAWFAPAFVLSALLSDALPELVTAVVFFSQFVVLQVAVGIAMLRHGLYDVDRVINRTLLYALVSGCLVVLYLGVVVVASLVLADHVEGVPQAVATAAVALAVLPVRARAQRAVDRLTFGSRGDPYEVLSQLGHQVQAAADPHAVLEGIVRSVAVTLRLPYVAIRPRRGDDDLPGVAYGEAQGTPVRFVLTHQGEPVGVLLAAPRSVREELTLPDRRLLADLARHAGVAAHAYLLADDLRRSRAHVLATREEERRRLRRDLHDGLGPTLAAVALGLDTARRRLDDPERVAAMLASLSTELQNAIEEVRRLAHDLRPPALDQFGLVEAIRGDARRFETEAGAGARALSIRVDAPPTTPPLPAAVEVAAYRIVGEALTNVVRHSGAQRCIVSVSFDDRLHLEITDDGRGVPPEHRRGVGLSSMVERAVEVGGRCEIDSADRQGTHVRAELPLEAPT; translated from the coding sequence ATGGCGTCTGATGCCGTGGCGACCGGCTCGGGGCTGCACGGCGTCCTCGGGCGGGTGCCAGACGACCGCGTGAGACTCGCGGCGTGGACCGTCTGCGGGTTGTCCGTGCTCTGCGTGCTCGCGGACTGCGTGGTGCTCGCGATCACACAGCCCGCTGGCCCGCCACCATGGTGGGCGGAGGTCGCGGGTGTCCTGGGTTTCTCCGGCGCCCCGGTCGTCGGGGCCCTGATCGTGTCGAGGTTCCCGCATCTGGTCTACGGCTGGCTGTGGCTCGGCCTGGGGGCTGCGATCGGTCTTCTCGCCTGTATCGACGTCGCCGAGACGCGGATGCCGTCGTCCGACACGCAGCTCGGCTGGGCATCCGGAATGCTGATCGGCTGGTCGTATGTCGGTGCGCTGCTCTGCGTGATCGGGATCCTGCTCCTGTTTCCCGACAGCCGTCCGCCCTCGCCACGCTGGCGGTGGGTCATGCCGGCGGCCCTCTCGGCGGCCGTGATGACGAGCGTGGCGGGCCCGTTGACACCCGGCCCGCAGAACGGCGCCGCGCCCTCTCCGTGGGCCGCCTCCGGGGCGCTCGGCGAGATCGCCGTGATCATCGTGAACGCGGGCGTTGTCGTCCTGTTCGGTCTGATCCTGGCGTCCGCCGTCGCGGTGCCCTTGCGATGGCGCAGGGCCGACCCGGTCCAGCGCCGACAGCTGAAGTGGTTCGCGCTCGGAGCGGCGTGGTTCGCCCCTGCGTTCGTGCTCTCGGCTCTCCTGAGCGACGCCCTGCCGGAGCTCGTGACCGCGGTCGTGTTCTTCTCGCAGTTCGTCGTCCTGCAGGTCGCGGTGGGGATCGCGATGCTGCGGCACGGGCTCTACGACGTCGACCGGGTCATCAACCGGACGCTGCTGTACGCGCTGGTCAGCGGCTGCTTGGTGGTGCTGTACCTCGGTGTCGTGGTGGTCGCCTCGCTGGTGCTGGCCGATCACGTCGAAGGCGTACCGCAGGCGGTGGCGACGGCGGCGGTCGCCTTGGCGGTGCTGCCTGTGCGGGCCCGGGCGCAACGCGCGGTCGACCGGCTGACGTTCGGAAGCCGGGGTGATCCGTACGAGGTGCTGTCGCAGCTCGGTCACCAGGTGCAGGCCGCCGCCGATCCGCACGCCGTGCTCGAAGGCATCGTCAGGTCGGTCGCCGTCACGTTGAGGCTCCCGTACGTCGCGATCAGACCGCGTCGCGGTGACGATGACCTCCCGGGAGTCGCCTACGGCGAGGCACAGGGCACGCCGGTGCGCTTCGTCCTGACGCACCAGGGCGAGCCGGTCGGGGTGCTGCTGGCTGCCCCGCGCTCGGTACGCGAAGAGCTGACGCTGCCGGACCGACGGCTGCTGGCCGATCTCGCACGCCACGCCGGCGTGGCCGCGCACGCCTACCTGCTCGCCGACGACCTGCGCCGCTCGCGCGCCCACGTCCTGGCAACCCGCGAGGAGGAGCGCCGACGCCTCCGCCGAGACCTGCACGACGGGCTCGGCCCGACGCTCGCCGCGGTCGCGCTCGGACTCGACACGGCGCGCCGCCGGCTCGACGACCCGGAGCGCGTCGCGGCCATGCTCGCGAGCTTGAGCACAGAGCTGCAGAACGCGATCGAGGAGGTACGGCGCCTCGCGCACGACCTGCGCCCACCCGCGCTCGACCAGTTCGGCCTCGTCGAGGCCATCCGCGGCGACGCCCGGCGTTTCGAGACCGAGGCCGGAGCCGGCGCCAGAGCCCTGTCGATCCGGGTCGACGCACCGCCGACCACGCCGCCGCTTCCGGCCGCCGTGGAAGTGGCGGCGTACCGCATCGTCGGCGAGGCCCTCACCAATGTCGTGCGGCACTCCGGCGCCCAGCGGTGCATCGTCAGCGTGAGCTTTGACGACCGCCTCCACCTCGAGATCACCGACGACGGGCGCGGCGTCCCGCCGGAGCACCGGCGCGGCGTCGGGCTGTCCTCCATGGTGGAGAGGGCGGTCGAGGTAGGTGGTCGGTGCGAGATCGACAGTGCGGACCGCCAGGGCACTCACGTTCGCGCAGAACTTCCTCTGGAGGCACCGACATGA
- a CDS encoding exonuclease/endonuclease/phosphatase family protein — MTLNIAGALPDFGGDPGVEMAWRERYARIGAGLQEVGWRPDIIALQEVTARKGWFGAGDDPDDYEAMQVLIRGLKDAVGVDYRIAYLGAVASNHPGLVQGQAVLYNAARLRNITAPGMTSVLEGDKQPEVLGVYPRKSYPCTPSQDAPDACALLDGAGLFWTSVFFRTDVRKRTFESGHVRFAFVADGEQFTFYNVHLHPRIVDGAEVNGAWRALLDLVERVEAHPYSTRVYPPIVAGDFNGGVEGFPSFRQIAPDDASDPLRGNDMGIDFVIAGTRTGPPTTAGTTSGTDQTDYRYEIRATRTAILPEPDVDDPDGLCAPLDVAWSDHCAVLVQIEPAT, encoded by the coding sequence ATGACGCTGAACATCGCCGGCGCACTACCCGACTTCGGCGGGGACCCAGGCGTCGAGATGGCGTGGCGAGAACGGTACGCACGGATCGGTGCCGGGCTCCAAGAAGTGGGGTGGAGGCCCGACATCATCGCCCTGCAAGAGGTGACGGCACGCAAAGGGTGGTTCGGGGCGGGTGACGACCCCGACGACTACGAGGCGATGCAGGTCCTGATCCGTGGCCTGAAGGACGCCGTCGGGGTGGACTACCGGATCGCGTACCTCGGAGCGGTCGCCTCGAACCACCCCGGCCTGGTCCAGGGCCAAGCGGTGCTCTACAACGCGGCGCGCCTGCGGAACATCACCGCGCCCGGCATGACGTCGGTCCTCGAGGGCGACAAGCAGCCAGAGGTGCTCGGCGTGTACCCCCGCAAGAGCTACCCGTGCACGCCGTCGCAGGACGCACCCGACGCCTGCGCGCTCCTCGACGGGGCCGGGCTCTTCTGGACGTCGGTCTTCTTCCGGACGGATGTGAGGAAGAGGACCTTCGAGTCCGGCCACGTGCGCTTCGCGTTCGTCGCCGACGGCGAGCAGTTCACGTTCTACAACGTGCACCTGCATCCCCGGATCGTCGACGGCGCGGAGGTCAACGGCGCGTGGCGTGCACTACTCGACCTCGTCGAACGCGTCGAGGCCCACCCCTACTCGACCCGCGTGTACCCACCGATCGTCGCGGGTGACTTCAACGGAGGCGTCGAGGGCTTCCCGTCATTCCGGCAGATCGCGCCCGACGACGCCTCGGACCCCCTTCGGGGGAACGACATGGGCATCGACTTCGTCATCGCTGGCACACGGACAGGGCCGCCCACGACTGCCGGGACCACGTCCGGGACCGATCAGACGGACTACAGGTACGAGATCCGGGCCACCCGCACGGCCATCCTGCCCGAGCCGGACGTCGACGACCCGGACGGGCTGTGCGCTCCGCTCGACGTGGCGTGGTCCGACCACTGCGCGGTGCTCGTGCAGATCGAGCCGGCGACGTAG